The sequence AGGCGATCTCGGAGTCGGCCGGCAGCTTGCCCTTCAAGGCCTCGTTGAGCTTGATCACCACCTCTTCGCTGAAACCCGAGGGCAGCTTGTTCTCGCTGCGGGCCTGCTCGACCAGGGTCTGAACCTGGGCCTCGGGAATCGTCTCGTCGACCAATTTGAACTCGAGCTTGCCGGCCCGCTTCACCAGGCCGATGGCGCGGTCGGGGTCGCTGACGCCGGGCAGCTCGACGACGACGCGGTTGTCGCCCAGGCGCCGGATGTCGGGCTCGGCGACGCCGTGGCGGTCGATGCGGTTGCGGATGGTCTCGACGGCCTGCTTCAAGGTCTCTTCTTTTAGGCGGGCCTGATAATCTTCACTCTGCGCCAGGAAGAGGGCGGCGGGCGCCTGGTAGCGCTCGAGGTCGGCGCCGAATTGCGCCAGGACGGCGGCGGCGACTTCTTCGGCTTCGTCCTTCTTGGCCGGCAAAATCTGCACGACGTCTTGAAAGCGGTCGACCTCGAGGATCTTCGGCTGCGCCTTGGCCCAGGCCAGGATCTCTTGGTATTTCGCGGCGACGGCATCCTCGCCCTCCGCTTTCAGCTTCAAGGAGACGACGGGCGGGCTTTCCAGCTCTTTCAGGGAATTGCCGTAGATGTCGCGAACGTGGTTGCGCAGGACGCCCATGTCTTCGGGCTTGTTGAGAAAGATCTCCAGGGTGCTGGTCTTGGGAATGACGGCCACGCGCTGGTAGGCGATGCCCTTGTCCTTGAGGAAGCGCTCCAGCTCGCCGACGATGATGTCGCTACGGTGCACCAGGGCCTCGTCGACGTTGACCTCGAGCTCGAGATAGATGCCGCCCTGCAGGTCGAGACCCAGGTTGATCTGCTTCTCCGGGAAGAGGCTGTAGTACCAGGGCAGCTCCTCGCCCTGCTTCTCGGCGCGCTCTCGCACCGCGCCGAAGTTCAAGACCGACGGAATCAAGAGGTAAATGGAAAGCAGCGTCAAGAAGACGGCGAGATAGGTTTGGTAGCGCCAACGGGAGGTCATAACGAGGTCTTATTCGCCCTTTCCTTCGCCCTTGGGCTCGCCCTTCAGGGCCTGGACGCCGCTGCGCTCGACCTTGATCTTGACGTTGTCGGCGATCTCGAGGGTCAGGATGTTGTCGGCCACGCCGACCACCTTGCCGTGGATCCCGCCGACGGTGATGACCTGTTGCCCCTTTTCGATGCCCTTGAGCATTTCTTGGTGCTTCTTGGCCTGTTTCTGCTGGGGACGGATGATCAGAAAATAAAAGATGCCGAAGACCAAGAGCAGGGGGAGGAAGAAGCTGAAGGTCTGCGCGGGCCCGCCCTCTTGGGCAGCGCCGCCCTGGGCCTGGGCGAAGGCGGAGGACCGGACGGTTTGGATGCCGAGGAGGAGGGCCAGGGCCCAATATTTGGCTTTACGGCTGAGGAACACGCGCTTCTCCTGTCTGGAGTTTGTTGAAAAAATCCCTTTGAAATCCGGCGTAATCGCCCGCCCGGAGGGCGAGGCGGGCCTGGGTTAACAGATTAAGAAAGTAATGTAAATTATGAATTGTGTTGAGCACCGCGGAGAGAACTTCCTTGCTCAGGCTTAAGTGCCGCAGGTAGGCCCGGCTGTAATTTTTGCAGGTGTAGCAGGCGCAGGACTCGTCGATCGGGCGCGGGTCGCGGAGGAATTCGGCCCGCTTGATGTACAGACGGCCCCGGGGCGTGAACAGCAGGCCGTGCCGGGCCGAACGCGTCGGCACCACGCAGTCGAACATGTCGATGCCCAGGCCGATGCAGGTCACGATGTCCTCGGGCATGCCCACGCCCATCAGGTAGCGCGGGCGGTCCTCCGGGAGCTTCGGCTCGAGGGAGCCGACAATGTCGTAGGCCAGCGGCATCGGCTCGCCGACCGAGAGGCCGCCCACCGCGAGGCCGTCGAAACGCCGCCTCAGCCCTTGGGCGTCGGGCCGCGTTTCCAGCTCCAGCAAGCGCTCCGCGCACTCGGCCCTCAGCTCGGGATAGACGCCGCCCTGGACGATGGCGAAGAGGGAATTGTCCTCGCGCCGCTTGGCCTCCAGGCAGCGCCGCGCCCAGTCGACCGTCAGGCCCAGCGACTTCGCCACCGCCTCGCGCTCGGAGGGGTAAGGCAGGCATTCGTCCAGGACCATCATGATGTCGCTGCCCAGGGCCTCCTGGATCTCGATCGCCAGCTCCGGGGTCAATAGATGCGTGGCGCCGTCCAGATGCGACTGAAACCGCACGCCCGCCTCGCTCAGCTTGCACATCTTGGCCAGCGAGAAGACCTGGTAGCCGCCGCTGTCGGTGAGGATGGGGCCGTCCCAATTCATGAAGCGGTGCAGACCGCCCAGCTCCGCGATGACGCGATGTCCGGGGCGCAAAAACAGGTGGTAGGTGTTGCCGAGGATGATCGAGGCGCCCAGCTCTTTGAGCTCCTCGGGGCGCATCGCCTTGACGGTGGCCTGGGTGCCCACCGGCATGAAGACGGGCGTCTCGAAGGCGCCGTGCGCGGTCTCGTAGCGCCCGAGGCGCGCCCGGGTACCCGGGTCTTTCTGCAAAAGGGTGAAGGCCATGCGAGGGCCTGCTACCCGCTTTCCCGGCGGGCCTCAAGCCCGAATTATTTCCCGAAAAGGAGGCCCTCGATCCCGCGCTGGAGGTTTTCGTTGCGGCGTTGGCGGGTCGTCGTCTGGGTGCCTTGGGTTTGGCTGCTCGTGCGGCGGGTCGTGGTCGTCGCGGTGCGCGGCTGCGTGTTTTGGGTGTTCTGCGTCGTCGCGCCGCCGCCGAGGATCTGGCTGAGGGGATTTTTCGGATCGCCGAGCGGCGTGCCCTTGAGGGCCTGGTTCAGCATGGCGTCGGGCTTGATCCCGCCCATCAGCATGTTTTTCAGGCCCATCGCCGTGGCCTTGGCGACCAGACCCTTGAGGTAGCCGCTGTCAACGCTGATGTTCGGGTCCTCGAGGGGCCCGCTGATCGAGAAGGGCACCGAGAGCCCGCCCTTCCCGCCCGTCACCGCGCCGCGCAGCATTTTGTCGGGGATGAGGCGCGCGGTCACGCCGGGATTGAGGTGAAAGGTGCCCCCGCCGTTGATGCTTTTTTGCTGGGCGATGGTCGCGTTGCCCGAGGCGGTGAAGTGCCCGTTGCCCATATTGAAGGGGGCCAGTGTGACGTTGTTTCCCGCGATCCGGACCGCGGCGTTGACTTGGTCGATCTGGGTGCCGATCACGTTGGCGCTGGAGGAGAGCATCCCGACATTGATCATCTGTCCCGCCGCGGTCCCCGCCGCGAGGATCTCGGCGACCTTCACCTTGCTCTTTAGATCAACGACCGGCAAGGGGAAGGGACCGACGGAGATATTGCCGCCGCCGCTGAAGGAATAGGGCTTGGCGACGTTGGGGCTGGAGAGCTTCAAGTTGCCGCTCAATCGGGCGGGGTTCCCCTTTTTTCCGGAGGCGGCGGCCAGGCTGAGGGACTTGAGCGCGACGTTGACGTTGGCCGAGGTCGCCGGCCCCGGGAGGGCCTCGCCGCTGATCGCCACGCTGCCGCCGTAGATGCCGAAGGTTGCCGTTTGGATCTCGATCGGCTTTTCTTTTTTGAGCAGCTCGGCATGAAAGCCGGAGAGCGTCTTGCCCGAGACGGTCAGCGCCGGGGAATCGAGCGTCGCCTGTATCACCGGGGCGAAGGCGGTGCCCTTCACCGTTCCTTTCACCGTGAGAATGCCGTCGGCCGGCAGGGGCTCTTTCAACATTTTGCCGAGTTTCTTGAGATCGATCTTCTCGGCCGCGAAGTTCAAGTCCAGGAGGATGTCCTTGCGTTCGGCGGCCGGCAAGAGCGCCTGCCCGCCGAAGTCCAGCCGCAGGTCGCCCCAGGTGAAGGCCCCCTCGCTCAGGCGGATGCCCTGGCTGGCCTCGTCGAAGGCCATCTGCGTGCCCAGTTCCATCGGCCGCTCGCTGACCTGCGGCATCTGGTAACGGATCTTGAGCTTGGCGGGCTTGCCGCCGCCGTCGAAGCGGATGTGGTCGGCCTCGACGCTGAGGTTCTTCAGCTCGGTGACTTCCTCGCGCCCCTCTTGGGTCGCGCGAAATTGCGCGTCCTCGATCCGCAGCCGGTCGACGGCGATCTTCTTCCACCAAAACTCGTCGAGCGGATTGACCGAGGCCGCGGCTTTTTTCTCGGCCTCGCCGGAGATCAGCGGGGCGAAGATCCGCTCCATATTGGTCTTGCCATCCTTGCCCCGCGTCAGGAGGATCTGGGGCTTTTCGATGGTGAGCCGGGCCTCGATCTTCTTGCGCACGAGCGGCATGAGGTTGAAGCGCAGCTCGGCGTCGCCGATCGTGGCGGCGGGCTGGGCTTCGCCCGGCGCGTAGAGCTGGATGTCCTTCAGGTCGATGCCCGGCGGCATGAAGGTCACCTCGGCATCGCCGATCCGCAGCTCGCCCGCAATCTGGCTCTTGAGGAAGTTGAGCAGCGGCGTCTTGATGTCGCGGACGCGGTAGGAGAGATAGGCGAAGACGGAAACGAGACCGACGGCGAAGAGCGCCGCCAGGGAGACGAAGGCGAGGGCTATTTTATTTCTCCGCATGGGTCCGTGACCTAATTCAAACGCCGCCTCAAGGCAATGGATTGCTTAAGTCCTTGGGACGGTAGCGCTGCGGAAACGGTCACGGATTATTTATGGAAGGGACCTCGAGGCGGGCCATGGCCACCCCTTCCCAGCGTCCCGAGCTGTCGTCCTTCTTTTCGTCCTCCTGGGCGGCCGTCGCGGGGGCTTGGGGCCCAAGGAGCGCCGGGGCGCCTCCGCACAAGAAAACCCCCACTCCCAGGATCAGGAAAACTTTAAGTATTCCCATACTCCCTCCGGAAAAATCCTTCCCCTCTTCCCGTGCCGGCGCCAGAATGAAGGAAGCCCGCACAATTATAATGATAACGAGGGAGGGAGCCCCATGACAAGGTGGAGATGCTGCCTTTTAACGGCGCTCGTGTTAAACCTGGCAGGCACCATGAATCTTGACGCAGAGCCCCAAAAGATCGTCGACCTGACCCATGCCCTCGACGCCGAGACGATATACTGGCCTACCGAGACCGGCTTCGTCCTGGAGCAGGAATTCGCGGGGAAGACCGAAAAGGGCTACTTTTACGCGGCGAACAAGTTTTCCAGCCCCGAGCACGGCGGCACCCATCTGGACGCCCCGCGGCACTTTTCGGAAATCGGCCTGACAGTGGACCAAATCCCGCTCTCGAAGTTGCAGGGACCGGCGGTGCTCGTCGACGTCTCGGCCGCCTGCGCGGCGGACCGCGATTACGAGGTGCGCGTCGCCGACCTGAAGGCCTGGGAAGCGCGGCACGGCGCCATCCCCGAAGGAGCCATCGTCCTGCTGCGCACCGGCTTCGGAAAATTTTGGCCGGATCGCCGGGCCTACTTGGGCACCGACGAGCGCGGCCCGCAGGCCGTGGCCAAGCTGAGCTTCCCCGGCTTGGGCCCCGAGGCCGCGCGGTGGCTGGTGGAGCAGCGGCGGGTCAAGGCGGTGGGGCTGGACACCGCCAGCATCGATCGCGGACGCTCGAAGACCTTCGAGACCCATCGGGTACTTGCCGCGCGGAACGTCCCGGCCTTCGAGAACCTGGCGGCCTTGGAGGCGCTTCCTGAAAAGGGCTTCGAGGTCCTCGCCCTGCCGATGAAGATCCGCGGGGGCAGCGGCGCCCCGCTGCGCGCCGTCGCGATTCTGCCCTGAGTGGGAATTATTTTTGATTCAATGAAGCCCGCGGCCGAGCACGAGGCTAGCCGGATCCACTCCCAAGTCGCGTAGGACAAGGTCCCAGGCCCGGTCCGGGGGCGTGTCCAAGACGTAACGAGCCTCGGCGGCCACGGTGATCCAGGCCCCCTCCCGCAGCTCCGCCTCCAACTGGCCCGCCCCCCAACCGGCGTAGCCGAGGTAGAAGCGGAAGGATTCGCGGCCGCCGAGGAGCAGCTTCTTCAAGGTGTCCATCCCTCCGCTCAGGTAGAGGCCGGGTAGGATCGTCTGGCTCTCGCCCAGGCTGGGATCGCGGTGCAGGATCCAGCCGCGCTCCAGCTCGACGGGCCCGCCTTGGAAGACCGTCAGGCCCGTCAGGGCCTCGTGACAAGGCAGCTCCTGGTCTTGCGCAAAATCCCCCAGCTTGAGACCGCTGGGACGGTTCAGGACCAGGCCGAAGGCTCCCTCCTTGTCGTGCTGAAGCAGCAGGACGAGGCCGTGAAAGAAATTCGGGTCGCCCAGCTGCGGCACCGCGATCAGGAGGATGGGGGAAAACGGGTCCATAGAGACCGGAAATTAAATCGAAAAACCCGCAAAAACCATAGTGAAATTTCGATTGCTTCCTGAATCGGCCTTGCGTAAAAAGGGCGCCTGGGTTCGACCTTTCTAAAAACCTTATCTGCCAAGGAGGCTGATGTGAAGAAAAGCGCAACACTATTTGCAGCTCTGATGCTGGTGACCCTCGCGTTGGGCGCCTGCAGCAAGGAAAAGAAGCAGGAAACCTCGACCACGACCCCCGCCGCGACCACCACGACCGGCGACGCCAAGCCCGCCGCGACCGGCGACAGCATCGGCGTTCCGGAGTGCGACGACTACATCGCCAAGTACGAGAAGTGCATCGGCGACAAGGTCCCCGAGATGGCGCGCGGCGCCCTGAAGGAGGCCTTCGAGAAGACCCGCGCCTCCTGGAAAGAATTGGCCGCCAACGAGGCCACCAAGGGAGCCTTGGCCGGCGCCTGCAAGCAGGCGATGGAGGCCTCCAAGACCGCCCTCGCCGCCTACGGCTGCGAGATGTAGTTTAAGGCCGAATCGGCAAAGAAATCAAAAACCCCGGTCGCTGGCGACCGGGGTTTTTTTTGCCCCTCGACAAGAGCCTTCCTTTCGATTATGGCTCGCCGCGTCTTATGCAAGGTTCCGAACTCCTCCTAGAATTTTCCGTACGCCAGAACCGGCTGCTCGAGGTGCTCGAACGGCTTCACGCCTCGGCGGTGGACTTTTCCAAGCAATCCAAAGACTCCTCGCTCCGCCGGGCGCTGCGGCGTTTTTCCGCCCTGCAGGACTCCGTTCAGGAAGAGATCGCGCGTTTCCGCCAGTGGTCGGCGAAGGCCGCCCTTCAAGAGTCGGCGGCCGGCCCCCACCTCGAGCGCATCGGGGCTCAGGCCCAGCTCCTGGTGCAGGCGCTGGGTGAGCGCTTCCGCGAGAGCGACTTCGGGGATTGGAAGCGGCGCCTCGCCCAAATCGTCCCCACCGCCATACGCCTCAAAGAAGAATTGAAGGGCGTCGATCTCCGCGCCGCCTTCGCGCACGCGGCGGACGCCATCCTGATCGACCGCCTCGAGGGCCTGGGGCAACCGCAGGTGGTGCAGTGGCCGCGTAAGATCTGGCACATTCTGGCCGCCTTGATCATCGTCTCGATCTACCTCTTCATCCCGGTGGAATTCTCCGTGAAGATGACCGTCTTCGGTTGCTTCACCGGCTTGGCCTTGGTCTGCGACGTAAGCCGGTTGCTGTGGCCGAAATTCAACGCCCAGGTCGTCAAGGACCTGCAAAAATACATGCGGCAGCGCGAGGTGAACCACCTCAACTCGATGACCTTCTACGCCATCTCCACCTTCCTCGTCTGCCTGCTCTTTCCGAAGGCGACGGCCATCTTGGCGGTGTTGTTCTTGGGACTTGGCGATTCGCTGGCCTCCATCGTGGGCGTGCACTGGGGACGCCATCGCCTGGGACAACGCTTCAGCCTGGAGGGCACGCTGGCCTTTTTCGCGGTCTGCGCCCTGCTCAGCCTGCTCTATCCCGTCCTGAATCCCGCCTTCCAAGGCCCGCTGTGGCTCTTCGCCCCCTTGGCCGGACTGATCGGGGCGGTCTCGGAGCGCGTGCTGCCCCGGCTCGACGACAATTTCGTGATCCCGCTCTTCTCCGCCGGGATGCTGCAGCTCCTGCTGTCATTTTTCTAGACTTCCCCGGCCCGAATCCTTACATTTTCCCTATTCCAAAATTCTTTTGAATCCTTTCGCGGGAGGAATCATGGCCATCTTGAAGGAATTCCGGGAATTCGCCGTCAAGGGCAACGCCATCGACCTGGCGGTCGGCGTCGTGATCGGCGCGGCCTTCGGCAAGATCGTCACCAGCCTGGTCGACGACCTCATCATGCCGCCCATCGGCATGATCCTGGGGAAGATGGATTTCAGCAATCTCTTCCTGATGCTCAACCCCGGCAATCCGCCGGGGCCCTACGCCTCGCTGGCCGAGGCGAAAAAGGCCGGGGCCGTCACCTTGAATTACGGCTCTTTCATCAACGTCATGGTGAGCTTTGCGATCATCGCCTTCTCGGTATTTCTTTTGGTGAAGGCGATCAACCGGCTGCGGCGGCAGCAGGAGGCCGCCCCCGCCACGAAGACCTGCCCCTATTGTCAGACCGGCATCGCGCCGGCCGCGACTCGCTGCCCGGCCTGCACCTCCGATTTGAAGGCGGCCTGAGCCGGCCCTCAGGCTCGGGGCTCGATCACCGCGAGGGTGCAGCGCGAGATGCAGACCAACCGGTCTTGTTCGTCGTAGATCTTGGTTTCCCAGACCTGCGAGGTCTTCCCTTGGTGAATGACCTCGCCGATCGCTTTCACCTTGCCGGAGCGCACCGAGCGCAGGTGGTTGGCGTTGATCTCCTGGCCGACGACAACCTTGCCTTCGTTGGCGACCAGGAGCCATCCGCCCAGGCTGGCCGCCGTCTCGGCCAAGGCGACCGAGGCCCCGCCGTGCAGGAGGCCGTAGGGCTGGTGCGTGCGGTGGTCGACCGGCATGGTGATCACCACGCGGCCGGGCTTGGCCTCGACCAGCTCCATGCCTAAGGCCTCGGCCATGGTGTTTTTCATGCCGGCGCGAAATTTTGGATCGAGTTCTCCCATAGAGGCTCCTTGAAAAAATCACCGCGGCCCGATGGAACCGTAAAACCGGAATCCCTCAGTCGAATACCCCGGCAAGGCGCCGAACCAGCTCGTCATGAAGCGGGCCGTTGCTGGCCAGGGTCTTCACGCCGTGGCCGAAAGGGAGCCGCAGCGCGTAATCCAAAGGACGGCCGTCGAGCGCCGTAAAGCACCCGCCCGCCTCCTCGAGGATCAGCGAGGGCGCCGCGGTATCCCAATAGCTGACGGGGTGGTGGTTGAGGTAGATGTCGGCCTCTTGCCGCGCCAAGAGCCCCACCTTGATGCCCACGCTGTTGATCGGCGGCAACAATCGGCCCGGCAGCAGGGCTTGCGCCCGCGCCAACGGCGCCTCCGGAAAGCCAGTGGATACAACCCAGGGCATTTCGGTCGGCTCGCGGCGCGCGGAGACGCGCAAGGCCTCGGTCTTGCCGCCCCGGCTGTGGCTGGCCCCCTGCCCGCGAATCGCGCGGTAGACGCGCCCTTCCAGCGGGTCGACAACCACGCCGAGCATCGGCCGGCCGGACTTCAGCAGGCCGACCATGACGCAAAAACCCGGGATGCCCTTGGCGAAGGCCTTGGTGCCGTCGAGGGGATCGATCAACCAGACGTAGTCGGAGTCCTCCTGCCCGCTGAGGCCGTTCTCTTCGGTGAGCACCGCATGACGGGGGAAATTTTTTCGCAGGCCCTCGCGCAGGATTTTGTCGGAGGCGAGATCGGCCTCGGTGACGGGGGACTGGTCGGCCTTGCGCTCGGTGGTCAAAGGGCCGCCGAGGAATCCCATGACGGCCCGGGAAGCCTCCAGAGCCAGCCCCTCGGCCGTCGCCAGCCAGTCGGAGTAGTTTTCCAAATCAGACCTCGTCTTTTTTCACGACGTGCAGGCCGCATTCCTTGTCGTCGTCCTGACCGTTGAACCAACGCCAG comes from Deltaproteobacteria bacterium PRO3 and encodes:
- the secD gene encoding protein translocase subunit SecD, giving the protein MTSRWRYQTYLAVFLTLLSIYLLIPSVLNFGAVRERAEKQGEELPWYYSLFPEKQINLGLDLQGGIYLELEVNVDEALVHRSDIIVGELERFLKDKGIAYQRVAVIPKTSTLEIFLNKPEDMGVLRNHVRDIYGNSLKELESPPVVSLKLKAEGEDAVAAKYQEILAWAKAQPKILEVDRFQDVVQILPAKKDEAEEVAAAVLAQFGADLERYQAPAALFLAQSEDYQARLKEETLKQAVETIRNRIDRHGVAEPDIRRLGDNRVVVELPGVSDPDRAIGLVKRAGKLEFKLVDETIPEAQVQTLVEQARSENKLPSGFSEEVVIKLNEALKGKLPADSEIAFEVAYDPVTKKIAGGTPYLLKRKVEVSGEMLRNAQVSVQNNEPYVSLSFDPAGTKAFADLTAANVGKRLAIILDGTVSKAPQIKSAIPSGEAQITLGFGDYQALLREAEDLVVVLREGALPASLKEATKTVIGPSLGKSSIDRGFKATLLAAAVVMVFMAVYYKWSGVLADFAVVLNVLFIFAALTLFGATLTLPGVAAIVLTIGMAVDANVVILERIKEELAAGKTVKAAVDAGYSNAIRAVLDANITTFLSGVVLYQFGTGPVRGFAVTLMIGILTTLYSAVVITRLVYDYVLSRREVKKLSL
- the yajC gene encoding preprotein translocase subunit YajC gives rise to the protein MQTVRSSAFAQAQGGAAQEGGPAQTFSFFLPLLLVFGIFYFLIIRPQQKQAKKHQEMLKGIEKGQQVITVGGIHGKVVGVADNILTLEIADNVKIKVERSGVQALKGEPKGEGKGE
- the tgt gene encoding tRNA guanosine(34) transglycosylase Tgt is translated as MAFTLLQKDPGTRARLGRYETAHGAFETPVFMPVGTQATVKAMRPEELKELGASIILGNTYHLFLRPGHRVIAELGGLHRFMNWDGPILTDSGGYQVFSLAKMCKLSEAGVRFQSHLDGATHLLTPELAIEIQEALGSDIMMVLDECLPYPSEREAVAKSLGLTVDWARRCLEAKRREDNSLFAIVQGGVYPELRAECAERLLELETRPDAQGLRRRFDGLAVGGLSVGEPMPLAYDIVGSLEPKLPEDRPRYLMGVGMPEDIVTCIGLGIDMFDCVVPTRSARHGLLFTPRGRLYIKRAEFLRDPRPIDESCACYTCKNYSRAYLRHLSLSKEVLSAVLNTIHNLHYFLNLLTQARLALRAGDYAGFQRDFFNKLQTGEARVPQP
- a CDS encoding AsmA family protein — translated: MRRNKIALAFVSLAALFAVGLVSVFAYLSYRVRDIKTPLLNFLKSQIAGELRIGDAEVTFMPPGIDLKDIQLYAPGEAQPAATIGDAELRFNLMPLVRKKIEARLTIEKPQILLTRGKDGKTNMERIFAPLISGEAEKKAAASVNPLDEFWWKKIAVDRLRIEDAQFRATQEGREEVTELKNLSVEADHIRFDGGGKPAKLKIRYQMPQVSERPMELGTQMAFDEASQGIRLSEGAFTWGDLRLDFGGQALLPAAERKDILLDLNFAAEKIDLKKLGKMLKEPLPADGILTVKGTVKGTAFAPVIQATLDSPALTVSGKTLSGFHAELLKKEKPIEIQTATFGIYGGSVAISGEALPGPATSANVNVALKSLSLAAASGKKGNPARLSGNLKLSSPNVAKPYSFSGGGNISVGPFPLPVVDLKSKVKVAEILAAGTAAGQMINVGMLSSSANVIGTQIDQVNAAVRIAGNNVTLAPFNMGNGHFTASGNATIAQQKSINGGGTFHLNPGVTARLIPDKMLRGAVTGGKGGLSVPFSISGPLEDPNISVDSGYLKGLVAKATAMGLKNMLMGGIKPDAMLNQALKGTPLGDPKNPLSQILGGGATTQNTQNTQPRTATTTTRRTSSQTQGTQTTTRQRRNENLQRGIEGLLFGK
- a CDS encoding cyclase family protein — encoded protein: MTRWRCCLLTALVLNLAGTMNLDAEPQKIVDLTHALDAETIYWPTETGFVLEQEFAGKTEKGYFYAANKFSSPEHGGTHLDAPRHFSEIGLTVDQIPLSKLQGPAVLVDVSAACAADRDYEVRVADLKAWEARHGAIPEGAIVLLRTGFGKFWPDRRAYLGTDERGPQAVAKLSFPGLGPEAARWLVEQRRVKAVGLDTASIDRGRSKTFETHRVLAARNVPAFENLAALEALPEKGFEVLALPMKIRGGSGAPLRAVAILP
- a CDS encoding YqgE/AlgH family protein, which produces MDPFSPILLIAVPQLGDPNFFHGLVLLLQHDKEGAFGLVLNRPSGLKLGDFAQDQELPCHEALTGLTVFQGGPVELERGWILHRDPSLGESQTILPGLYLSGGMDTLKKLLLGGRESFRFYLGYAGWGAGQLEAELREGAWITVAAEARYVLDTPPDRAWDLVLRDLGVDPASLVLGRGLH
- the mscL gene encoding large conductance mechanosensitive channel protein MscL gives rise to the protein MLKEFREFAVKGNAIDLAVGVVIGAAFGKIVTSLVDDLIMPPIGMILGKMDFSNLFLMLNPGNPPGPYASLAEAKKAGAVTLNYGSFINVMVSFAIIAFSVFLLVKAINRLRRQQEAAPATKTCPYCQTGIAPAATRCPACTSDLKAA
- a CDS encoding hotdog fold thioesterase, yielding MKNTMAEALGMELVEAKPGRVVITMPVDHRTHQPYGLLHGGASVALAETAASLGGWLLVANEGKVVVGQEINANHLRSVRSGKVKAIGEVIHQGKTSQVWETKIYDEQDRLVCISRCTLAVIEPRA
- a CDS encoding 3'(2'),5'-bisphosphate nucleotidase CysQ, translated to MENYSDWLATAEGLALEASRAVMGFLGGPLTTERKADQSPVTEADLASDKILREGLRKNFPRHAVLTEENGLSGQEDSDYVWLIDPLDGTKAFAKGIPGFCVMVGLLKSGRPMLGVVVDPLEGRVYRAIRGQGASHSRGGKTEALRVSARREPTEMPWVVSTGFPEAPLARAQALLPGRLLPPINSVGIKVGLLARQEADIYLNHHPVSYWDTAAPSLILEEAGGCFTALDGRPLDYALRLPFGHGVKTLASNGPLHDELVRRLAGVFD